A segment of the Thermoplasmata archaeon genome:
ACTATTTTCACATATTCAAGAGAGGGAAATGCGCCACAGCCTCTTAATGTCACTTTAAACGCTGGAAACTTGAACGCTTCTAGAATCTTTATTATGTCCGAAGTAATGTTTTCCTCAATGTCTCCGAGAAATTTCAGAGTAAAATGCAAGTTTTCAGGCTCTACTAACTTCATCCTTCCCGCGTGTGCAAGCTCTTCCTGAAACTTTACAACCGTTTCGAATACGGGCACCTCAATAGCTATAAAAGCTCTTATCACACCATTCTTAATAGCAAATAATACCATAAACTTTATGTTTATTAAAGTAATCTCTTTTAATTAGAAAGGTGAATGTTATGGAAATAAAACAGGGATTAAAATATGCAAAAACTCATGAATGGGTGCAGGTTACAGGATCAAGTGCCAAGATTGGCATATCAGACTATGCACAGCAACAGTTGACTGATATAGTATACATGGAGCTTCCTGATAAAGGTGCAAAAATTAAGAAAGGTCAGACTTTTGGAGTGCTTGAGTCTGTAAAAGCAGTTGAAGATATATATGCACCAGTGTCTGGAACTGTGCTGCAGAAAAATCAAAAAGTTATAGACAATCCAGATTTATTAAATAACGATCCTTATAACGCGTGGCTTATAGAGATCAAACTCGATAACGATAATGAGCTGAATGAGCTTATGGATGACAAGGCTTACACACAGTTCTTGGCTACTCAAAAACATTAAAATCATGAAGAGACAGGATTTATACTACAAACTTTCAAAAAAAGAGCATTATCGATCTCGGGCAGCGTACAAGCTGTTACAGCTTGATGCCCGCTTTTTTATTTTTAAGAGAGGGCAGACAGTACTGGAGCTAGGTTCTTCACCAGGAGGCTGGAGCCAGGTTGCGGCAGAAAAAATTGGAAAAGAGGGGTTTTTGGTGGGTGTGGATATTAAACCTGTTAAGAAACTAGAAGGTGCAGTGTTCATTAAACATGACATAATGGAAGATAGTGTCATATATGAAATTGTAAAGGTCTTGAAAAGCAACAATAAAAATGAGAGAGTGCAAGTAATTATCTCTGATATGGCCCCGCATACCTCTGGAAACAAATCGATAGATCACGTAAAATCGATAGCTTTAGCAGAACGTGCATGGTTTTTAGCAACTAATCTGTTACAAAAGAATGGACATATGATAGTTAAAGTTTTTAATGGAGATCTTCTCCAGAGCTTCAGAAAAGAGCTAGAAAAACATTTTGTCTTCTGTAAAATAAACGTTCCGGAAGCTACCAGAGAAGGCAGCAGCGAAGTGTATATTATCTGCAAAAAATTTAAAGGAGTTGAAGAGTACCATCCAGCCGTTCTATCTCCATGATCACTAAAATTCTCTTGTATCTATTGTTACTAATTATCTCTTTAATTTTATCTGCAAAATGTTGTTCTCTCAAAAGCTCTAATTCTTTGTACCCTTTCAATTTTATTACCTCTTTGTCCCAAGATATTGCAAAGTTTTCAGGGCTTGAAAAATCGTAATGTTTGTTCCACAGATGTCCTTTTCTGTATGAGTATCTTAAAAGATCGAACAATGAAACATGTTCTGTATATTGCTCATTGTACATTTTTTCATCTAAGTCGATTGCAATCAAATCAACATTCTTAGATTTAGAAAATTCAATAATAGTTACGTACGAGGGAATGGGCATCTTCACTTTCCCAAATTCTTTTAGTTTCAGGCCGTATAAAAGCTCATAATCAGATAGGTCCATCTCAAACGGCTTTTCGAGATATTTTGACAGTCCTTCAAGCTCTTCCGGAGAAATACCAATGAGTATCACTTCTGGTTTTTCTTGCGATTCAAGAAGATCAGAGATCGCTACGGATTCAGAAACCAGGCCCCGAACAGTACCTACAATAGTCACATCCGTGTTTAAGACCGTCTTCTGCAATGTCTTCATAGTTTGTGTTCCTCTAAAATAGCTTTGATACTTATATTTTTCTTCACGTTCATAATATCTCTTATTGATATTACTGGTACTGATGCTTTAAAAACGCTTTCATCTTTAAATCTAGATATTAAAAAAGATTCTTTTTCTGTAATTTTTGAAATTTTGGCTAGATCTTCTGATTTAGTTTTCAGGTCCTCTTTCTGGTTTAATAGCCCTGTTAAATAAGTATCGTTCAGATACGTGGTGATCGCGTCTATCTTAGAGTGTTTGGTATAGTAAATTCTGCCACCTACAACTTCGAATATGTTTGATATTTCTTCTTTAAAATCGTCGTCCGGAGCGATAAATTTATTAAAATCTTTAGGTTTTTCCTGGTACTTGAACGGATCTAAGTCTTCAATTAAAGGCACTTCCAAATATTCTTCAAGTTTAATGACTACATCTATGGATGTTGCGCTTTCTCCCTCTTCATACATCAATATCGTTCTTCTAGATACTCTTCCCACGCGTGCAAGTTCTCCTAATGATATATCTTTACTTTCTCTTACTTCCTTTAACAAACGATTGTTAATTTTAACATAAAATCCGCCAGGAGCAGCAAATGAAATGGGGTATATTATATCTTTTACGTACTCGTAGAATGTCTTAAATGACAGGATAGGAAGCCCGTGCCTAGAATATACAACTGAATCTTCCAAGTTCCCAGATCCGGATCTAAGACCTATAACTAACGGTTTAGCGCCCAAAAAATTCGCTAAGAGCTTTAGCTCCTCTGCAATCTCTATTTTGATGGTATCCACATTTAAAAACACTTTTATTATATAAAAGTCCTGATCTCGCTTTGCTAGAATATCGTAACAGGTACCACGAAACATTTGAACAGATACCTTAAAATTCTCATTAACTAAAAATCTCGAAATTTGTTCTATCAGTTCTTCTCTCGTAAACATATTCAAATCTTTTAAAAATAATCAGTATATAAAGTTTACTAAAATTTTAGACTTTATGTGATCTCCTTAAATTTTTTCTGCATATCACAGATTACTACTATAACTTCAAAAGCAAAATCTTTTTATATTAGCACATCGAGTGAGCTACCATCAGCTAAAGCATCGGAGCTTCCTGCTTTAAAGACCGATCTCTGCCTGTGCGGATATATTTCATCCAAGTCTGATATTGCAATCTCTGTAGGCGTAAATTCGGGTTGCACCAACCTTACTGTGCTGATTGATTTTTTCAGTTATGTATATATAATACGCAAATATCTATACCCATTTTTATTAACAGAAATCAGTATATATTCTCTCTGAATATTGTAGACTTACTGCTTTTCTAAAACTCTTAACAACATTTAAATAGGAATATTTTGATGTAGTTTTTATGATCAAGATTTTAGGGATAGCAGGAAGCATAAGAAAAGATTCATATAACAAAGCATTGCTCATAAATGCCAAAAAAGTGATGCCTTTAGATTCAGAACTGGAAATATTCGATTTAAAAGATATTCCAATATTCAATCAAGATTTAGAACATGACCTTCCGCCTGTAGTTAAAACACTTAAAATGGCAGTAAAGAACGCAGATGGTTTGCTCATCAGCACACCTGAATACAATTACTCTTTTTCTGGAGTTTTAAAAAACGCAATAGACTGGATCACTAGACCTTCAGAAGACAATTCTATAAGTGGCAAGATTGTAGCGATAATGAGCGTATCCGTGGGCAGATTTGGAGGTATCAGAGCTCAATATCACCTGAGGCAGGTGCTTACAGGATTAAATACCTACACATTAACCTATCCAGAGATTTTCGTAACTTTTGCTGAAAAAAAATTTGATGCACAGGGCAATTTAACAGACTTGCAGGCAGTTGAGCTTATTAAAATGCTGCTAAATAACATGGTTTCTGTTTGTAAAACGAATGCTCTTCCAAAAATGTGACCTTCCTACTCCATTTGAAGAATTTGTAATTCCCGCTGACA
Coding sequences within it:
- a CDS encoding NAD(P)H-dependent oxidoreductase; protein product: MIKILGIAGSIRKDSYNKALLINAKKVMPLDSELEIFDLKDIPIFNQDLEHDLPPVVKTLKMAVKNADGLLISTPEYNYSFSGVLKNAIDWITRPSEDNSISGKIVAIMSVSVGRFGGIRAQYHLRQVLTGLNTYTLTYPEIFVTFAEKKFDAQGNLTDLQAVELIKMLLNNMVSVCKTNALPKM
- a CDS encoding RlmE family RNA methyltransferase, whose product is MKRQDLYYKLSKKEHYRSRAAYKLLQLDARFFIFKRGQTVLELGSSPGGWSQVAAEKIGKEGFLVGVDIKPVKKLEGAVFIKHDIMEDSVIYEIVKVLKSNNKNERVQVIISDMAPHTSGNKSIDHVKSIALAERAWFLATNLLQKNGHMIVKVFNGDLLQSFRKELEKHFVFCKINVPEATREGSSEVYIICKKFKGVEEYHPAVLSP
- the gcvH gene encoding glycine cleavage system protein GcvH translates to MEIKQGLKYAKTHEWVQVTGSSAKIGISDYAQQQLTDIVYMELPDKGAKIKKGQTFGVLESVKAVEDIYAPVSGTVLQKNQKVIDNPDLLNNDPYNAWLIEIKLDNDNELNELMDDKAYTQFLATQKH
- a CDS encoding transcriptional regulator, whose amino-acid sequence is MFTREELIEQISRFLVNENFKVSVQMFRGTCYDILAKRDQDFYIIKVFLNVDTIKIEIAEELKLLANFLGAKPLVIGLRSGSGNLEDSVVYSRHGLPILSFKTFYEYVKDIIYPISFAAPGGFYVKINNRLLKEVRESKDISLGELARVGRVSRRTILMYEEGESATSIDVVIKLEEYLEVPLIEDLDPFKYQEKPKDFNKFIAPDDDFKEEISNIFEVVGGRIYYTKHSKIDAITTYLNDTYLTGLLNQKEDLKTKSEDLAKISKITEKESFLISRFKDESVFKASVPVISIRDIMNVKKNISIKAILEEHKL
- the thpR gene encoding RNA 2',3'-cyclic phosphodiesterase gives rise to the protein MVLFAIKNGVIRAFIAIEVPVFETVVKFQEELAHAGRMKLVEPENLHFTLKFLGDIEENITSDIIKILEAFKFPAFKVTLRGCGAFPSLEYVKIVWIGTDENPLEQMSVQIDKKLMMLGFKMEKEHLPHLTVARVKSRIDKSILEKYRDTEFGSFNAEYIKLKKSILTEEGPIYKDIDTIKLYIP